Proteins encoded together in one Campylobacter concisus window:
- the purB gene encoding adenylosuccinate lyase, with amino-acid sequence MVERYSRKEMAEKWSIQAKYDAWLKVEKAAVKAWNKLGFISDSDCEKICKNAKFEVARIDEIEKTTKHDVIAFLTSVSESLGEESRFVHYGMTSSDCIDTAVALQMKESLELIISDVEEFMQAVKNRANEHKHTLMVGRSHGIHGEPITFGLVLSIWYDEIARALKLIKDAKETISYGKLSGAMGNLAHAPMEFEELTCEELGLKAAPASNQVIQRDRYAHVVSAIAVLASTCEKIAVAIRHYQRTEVYEAEEYFSPGQKGSSAMPHKRNPVLSENITGLCRVLRSYVTPSLENVALWHERDISHSSVERFILPDMFITADFMLVRIKNLIANLVVYPENMMKNLNLTGGLVFSQRVLLQLPQRGISREDAYKIVQRNAMKVWADLQEGKKAIDEQGHSLFLQNLLNDEDLTKSLSKDEIKECFDYNYYTKNVDKIFARVFGK; translated from the coding sequence ATGGTCGAAAGATACTCACGCAAAGAGATGGCTGAAAAGTGGAGCATACAAGCAAAATACGACGCTTGGCTCAAGGTAGAAAAAGCTGCCGTTAAAGCTTGGAATAAGCTTGGCTTCATAAGCGACAGCGACTGTGAGAAAATTTGCAAAAACGCTAAATTTGAAGTGGCTCGCATCGACGAGATAGAAAAGACGACAAAGCACGATGTCATCGCATTTTTAACAAGCGTCAGCGAGAGCCTTGGCGAGGAGAGTAGGTTCGTGCATTATGGCATGACCTCAAGCGACTGCATCGATACAGCCGTCGCACTTCAGATGAAAGAGAGCCTAGAGCTCATCATCAGCGACGTAGAGGAGTTTATGCAGGCGGTCAAAAACAGAGCAAACGAGCACAAGCATACGCTTATGGTCGGCAGAAGCCACGGCATCCACGGCGAGCCGATAACCTTTGGCCTTGTGCTTTCCATCTGGTACGACGAGATCGCAAGGGCGCTTAAGCTCATCAAAGACGCAAAAGAAACGATCAGCTACGGCAAACTCTCAGGCGCTATGGGAAATTTAGCCCACGCTCCGATGGAATTTGAAGAGCTAACGTGCGAGGAGCTAGGTCTTAAAGCTGCCCCAGCGTCAAATCAAGTGATCCAGCGCGACCGCTACGCCCATGTGGTGAGCGCTATCGCAGTTCTAGCCTCTACTTGCGAGAAGATCGCAGTTGCCATTAGACACTACCAAAGGACCGAGGTTTATGAGGCGGAGGAGTATTTTAGCCCAGGACAAAAGGGCTCAAGCGCGATGCCACACAAGCGCAACCCAGTCCTTAGCGAAAACATCACAGGCCTTTGCAGGGTACTACGCTCATACGTCACGCCTTCTCTTGAAAACGTAGCTCTTTGGCACGAGCGCGATATCAGCCACAGCTCGGTTGAGAGATTTATCCTGCCAGATATGTTTATCACGGCTGATTTTATGCTGGTTCGTATCAAAAATTTGATAGCAAATTTGGTTGTATATCCAGAAAATATGATGAAAAATTTAAATTTAACAGGCGGGCTAGTCTTTTCACAGCGCGTGCTTTTACAGCTGCCACAGCGTGGAATTTCTAGAGAGGATGCCTACAAGATCGTTCAGCGCAACGCCATGAAGGTCTGGGCGGACTTGCAAGAGGGCAAAAAAGCGATCGACGAGCAAGGCCACAGCCTATTTTTACAAAATTTACTAAACGACGAGGACCTAACTAAGAGCCTTAGCAAAGATGAGATCAAAGAGTGTTTTGACTACAACTACTACACCAAAAATGTAGATAAAATTTTCGCCAGAGTTTTTGGCAAGTAA
- a CDS encoding pseudouridine synthase family protein: MPYVNKFIITADHQKAYEILLQNGFSMSQTQRLIDKGRLICGGSVVSEKNAVLCGDVFLIDYEVKPKGLKPIFECESFAVFDKPSGVLSHPNGRHCDYSLNDEIYTLFGRDASVAHRLDCETSGVIVVGKDRNSTIKLKKIFENREVSKSYVAMVQGKIEREFTIDAKMDLANNYDDVKMRMQICENGKNAVTKILPIRYFDDIDTTLVRAIPLTGRQHQIRLHLFHVKHKILGEPLYGLSRPQIEKILDKEMSEYERINLTGAKRLLLHSDEISFKFDEIFYTIKSKFDAESEFYKFAKKANNQTI; this comes from the coding sequence TTGCCCTACGTAAATAAATTTATCATTACTGCAGATCATCAAAAAGCTTACGAAATTTTACTGCAAAATGGCTTTAGCATGAGCCAAACCCAGCGTCTCATCGACAAAGGCAGGCTGATCTGTGGCGGCAGTGTCGTGAGTGAGAAAAATGCCGTTTTGTGCGGTGATGTTTTTTTGATCGACTATGAGGTCAAACCAAAGGGACTAAAGCCGATCTTTGAATGCGAGAGCTTTGCGGTATTTGACAAGCCAAGTGGGGTGCTCAGCCACCCAAATGGCAGGCACTGCGACTACTCGCTAAATGATGAAATTTACACACTTTTTGGGCGAGATGCGAGCGTAGCACATAGGCTGGACTGCGAAACAAGCGGCGTAATAGTCGTTGGCAAAGATAGAAATTCTACGATAAAACTAAAGAAAATCTTTGAAAACAGAGAGGTTTCTAAAAGCTACGTCGCGATGGTGCAAGGCAAGATCGAGCGAGAATTTACGATCGATGCTAAGATGGATCTGGCAAACAACTACGACGATGTGAAAATGCGAATGCAAATTTGTGAAAATGGAAAAAATGCGGTGACTAAAATTTTGCCGATCAGATATTTTGACGATATCGATACGACTTTAGTTCGGGCTATCCCACTCACTGGTAGGCAGCATCAAATTCGCTTGCATTTGTTTCATGTGAAACACAAGATCCTTGGCGAACCACTTTATGGTTTGTCGCGTCCGCAGATCGAGAAAATTTTAGATAAAGAGATGAGCGAGTATGAACGAATAAATTTAACTGGAGCAAAGAGGCTCTTGCTTCACTCGGACGAAATTTCATTTAAATTTGATGAAATTTTTTACACCATAAAAAGCAAATTTGACGCCGAAAGTGAGTTTTATAAATTTGCAAAAAAAGCAAATAATCAAACTATTTAA
- the rlmN gene encoding 23S rRNA (adenine(2503)-C(2))-methyltransferase RlmN gives MKNLLDLSIEELKELVSPSFRATQIYEWVYKKNATEFSQMLNLPKDMRQDLAEKFYLDPLKCVKFEQSSDGSIKYLFELKDGLKIESVLLPMKEEVSDEDGKISRHARYTVCVSSQVGCKMGCAFCLTAKGGLVRNLTAGEIVGQILWIKRENNIPYERRINVVYMGMGEPLDNLANVSKAIKILALNEGLAISPRRQTVSTSGLGSQIKKLGEMDLGVLLAISLHAVTNELRSRLMPINKAYNIEAVMDAVRGFPIDMRKRVMFEYLVIKDLNDSVSDAKKLVKLLHGIKAKVNLIYFNPHEGSEFGRPELASMLKFQEYLRDHGVTCTIRQSKGLDISAACGQLKQRNENSKFRANVSDKSAATAEEKPTNDKTNVSKK, from the coding sequence GTGAAAAATTTGCTTGACCTTAGCATCGAAGAGTTAAAAGAGCTGGTCTCTCCCTCTTTTAGAGCGACGCAAATTTATGAGTGGGTATATAAAAAAAATGCAACAGAATTTAGCCAAATGCTAAATTTGCCAAAAGATATGCGCCAGGATCTGGCTGAGAAATTTTATCTTGATCCTTTAAAATGTGTGAAATTTGAGCAAAGTAGTGATGGCTCGATCAAGTATCTTTTTGAGCTAAAAGATGGGCTGAAGATAGAGAGCGTTTTGTTACCGATGAAAGAGGAGGTTAGTGACGAAGATGGCAAGATCAGTCGCCATGCTCGTTACACTGTTTGTGTTAGTTCGCAGGTTGGCTGCAAAATGGGCTGTGCTTTTTGCCTAACAGCAAAGGGCGGGCTTGTTAGAAATTTGACCGCTGGCGAGATCGTAGGGCAAATTTTATGGATAAAAAGAGAAAATAACATACCATACGAGAGGCGCATAAATGTCGTTTATATGGGTATGGGTGAGCCACTTGATAACCTTGCTAACGTTAGTAAAGCGATCAAAATTTTAGCTCTAAATGAGGGTCTAGCCATATCGCCACGCCGCCAAACTGTTTCAACAAGTGGCCTTGGCAGTCAGATAAAAAAGCTTGGCGAGATGGACCTTGGTGTCTTGTTGGCCATATCGCTACATGCTGTTACTAACGAGCTTAGAAGCCGCCTGATGCCGATAAATAAGGCGTATAATATCGAGGCTGTTATGGACGCTGTTAGGGGATTTCCTATCGATATGCGAAAGCGTGTGATGTTTGAGTATCTTGTTATCAAAGACCTAAATGACAGCGTTAGTGACGCAAAAAAGCTGGTAAAACTGCTGCATGGTATCAAGGCAAAGGTAAATTTGATCTACTTTAACCCGCATGAAGGTAGTGAATTTGGACGGCCTGAGCTTGCTAGCATGCTAAAATTTCAAGAATATCTAAGGGATCATGGTGTTACTTGCACGATCAGACAGAGCAAAGGGCTTGATATAAGTGCGGCTTGCGGACAGCTAAAACAGCGAAATGAAAACTCAAAATTCAGAGCTAACGTTAGCGATAAGAGTGCAGCTACAGCAGAAGAAAAACCAACTAACGATAAAACTAACGTGAGTAAAAAATGA
- a CDS encoding purine-nucleoside phosphorylase, which produces MIISAGRNEVFPFALPMGVGLVDMAINLTKFLQKRSCVGADEKSVNLKNIDPHYLAKIEAKFANSSNPELQNLSQNLSKNPDQNLYQMPEKIIFVGSAGLYKDGEILQIYESSVGTNVEISSIENRSYSPIECEISSIVSRGTIKTNSSNFITTDKNLAYKMFEKGYFLENMEFFSVLKVAQIFKIPAYGIFVATNFCDENAHADFIKNHSAAKELLTKYVKENM; this is translated from the coding sequence ATAATAATAAGTGCGGGACGAAATGAAGTGTTTCCTTTTGCCTTGCCGATGGGTGTGGGGCTAGTCGATATGGCGATAAATTTGACAAAGTTTTTGCAAAAAAGATCATGCGTGGGAGCAGATGAAAAGAGTGTAAATTTAAAAAATATTGACCCTCACTACCTTGCAAAGATCGAGGCTAAATTTGCAAACTCATCAAACCCAGAGCTGCAAAATCTAAGCCAAAATTTGTCAAAAAATCCTGATCAAAATTTATACCAGATGCCAGAAAAGATAATTTTTGTTGGCTCGGCAGGTCTATATAAAGATGGTGAAATTTTGCAAATTTATGAAAGCTCGGTTGGGACAAATGTTGAAATTTCTAGCATAGAAAATAGATCTTATTCGCCTATCGAGTGTGAAATTTCTTCTATCGTTTCACGTGGAACTATCAAAACAAATTCATCAAATTTTATAACAACAGATAAAAATTTGGCTTATAAGATGTTTGAAAAGGGATATTTTTTAGAAAATATGGAGTTTTTTTCTGTTCTAAAAGTGGCTCAAATTTTTAAAATTCCAGCTTATGGAATTTTCGTAGCGACAAATTTTTGTGATGAAAATGCGCATGCTGATTTTATAAAAAATCACTCTGCGGCCAAAGAGCTACTAACAAAATATGTAAAGGAAAATATGTGA
- a CDS encoding tetratricopeptide repeat protein: MKILNFSKVVIGLTIVSSLTFASNNLNFSQEELRELGKSCKNANTTFLTGYGTMYHYGLGQEKDIIKAIRLYQKSCDCNEYEACNNLGTIYEGEDGIKKDYKKARELYKKACDGDYALGCYNLGNIYYDGKGVKQDIGKGAMYFKESCDTGNNWSGCYNFAVIAGKNGDHYKAKEYFVKACSLGKNDLSAQITPERKEALRKACNY; this comes from the coding sequence ATGAAAATCTTAAATTTTAGTAAAGTTGTCATTGGTTTAACGATAGTCAGTTCGCTTACTTTTGCAAGTAATAACTTAAATTTTAGTCAAGAAGAACTAAGAGAATTGGGAAAAAGCTGCAAAAATGCCAATACTACTTTTTTAACTGGCTATGGTACGATGTATCATTATGGTTTAGGGCAAGAAAAGGATATTATAAAAGCCATAAGATTATATCAAAAAAGTTGTGATTGCAATGAATATGAAGCTTGCAATAATCTCGGAACGATATACGAAGGAGAAGATGGTATAAAAAAAGATTATAAGAAAGCAAGAGAGTTATACAAAAAAGCTTGCGATGGTGACTATGCACTAGGATGCTATAATCTTGGAAATATATATTATGATGGAAAGGGTGTAAAACAAGATATAGGAAAAGGGGCTATGTATTTTAAAGAAAGTTGCGATACTGGTAATAATTGGTCTGGATGTTATAATTTTGCCGTAATTGCTGGAAAGAATGGCGACCATTACAAAGCAAAAGAGTATTTTGTAAAAGCTTGCAGTTTAGGAAAAAACGATCTTTCAGCACAAATTACTCCAGAAAGGAAAGAAGCGTTGCGAAAAGCTTGCAATTATTAA
- the hisF gene encoding imidazole glycerol phosphate synthase subunit HisF, with protein sequence MNHFAKRIIPCLDVKDGRVVKGVNFVGLVDAGDPVEIAKRYNDEGADELCFLDITASHLGRDTIVDVVKKVASKLFIPLTVGGGIRTIDDISRLLNAGCDKVSLNSSAIKDPNLIDEAAKKFGSQCVVVAIDAKKIENGYSVFINGGRIDTKKDAFSWAKEVELRGAGEILLTSMDNDGVKQGFSLELTKIFSALSIPTIASGGAGKMEHFKEAFEAGADACLAASIFHFGEIEIRVLKAYLRGQGVEVRL encoded by the coding sequence TTGAATCATTTCGCAAAACGAATAATCCCATGCCTCGACGTAAAAGACGGCAGGGTCGTAAAAGGTGTAAATTTTGTTGGACTTGTCGATGCTGGAGACCCAGTCGAGATAGCTAAAAGATACAACGACGAGGGTGCTGACGAGCTGTGCTTTTTGGATATCACAGCCTCTCACCTTGGCCGTGATACGATAGTTGATGTGGTAAAAAAGGTCGCAAGTAAGCTTTTTATACCCCTAACCGTTGGCGGTGGCATACGCACGATCGATGATATCTCTCGCCTTTTGAATGCGGGCTGCGACAAGGTGAGCCTAAACTCATCGGCGATAAAAGATCCAAATTTGATCGACGAAGCGGCTAAGAAATTTGGCTCGCAATGTGTCGTTGTGGCGATCGACGCTAAAAAGATCGAAAATGGTTATAGCGTTTTTATAAATGGTGGCAGGATCGATACTAAAAAAGATGCCTTTTCTTGGGCAAAAGAGGTTGAGTTGCGCGGAGCAGGGGAGATATTACTAACATCTATGGATAACGACGGTGTCAAGCAGGGCTTTAGTCTGGAGCTAACAAAGATATTTAGCGCGCTTTCTATACCGACTATCGCAAGTGGTGGTGCTGGGAAGATGGAGCACTTTAAAGAGGCTTTTGAAGCTGGGGCTGATGCGTGTCTTGCTGCTTCGATATTTCACTTTGGCGAGATCGAGATTAGGGTGTTAAAGGCATATTTAAGAGGGCAAGGTGTTGAAGTAAGATTATAG
- a CDS encoding DEAD/DEAH box helicase encodes MSRANTLKYFLLSQYLEPKTLDEPKKTNSKFKKSMDLEIANFDEKFMQILRAFDRSLLKNGVEISIYGGIFETDLLALAISKLAKVKFEKEQILEELRSEQMSFEKAFCYKLKLSGDLVFCKNEQNFALKDANLDDELSPFFTPNSTNELFIPTAPWAMVRLNRLKEISQNDFNKECEHIKDKISIHKEKMRLSEYVKAVHEELKSSLKTPFCKDVIRLEVRIVDPNFKENDALLNSFFIDDINLLIKFYESGRTHELTDQFLDEGSENKFERLDVRDELNQRAVRDFFKAERYPRSAFASDFALNFSQQMALNNIIEKFKDGNGGIYSVNGAPGTGKTTLLKDVMAEVVTLRAIKLAQMSRHDIFEPVYDSDEKALYFRLNDELQGYEMVVSSCNNGAVEILSKELSQLKSIGDYAGEIDYFKFIATRLLSADEKSEFGEKSFISKPAWGLFCVALGSKQNKSNFVFNAINGVKIEPTHSQFDKIASEYGEFLEQDGFLMGLGKYLVVGEGVDDFDVAKEKFNLALHEVNLLFSEIRIKEEELKSLNSELADVDRRLESYYSAKQIEELLEPLENEHDEILAKLGDKKAEAEELTRLVSQNEALQDYLNLPQKPAFFAFQQIFKTEAFEKYNDEALKVGEINRQIAEQNLKASKQNGESKEKNEARLNELKSEIAGLESRVAELGTKINLYKRLQSDFARRQKILGRSEELDIFLNGSFSESNDEMQKSMPFMMEFGIDQKFHKTKLFKARIELFKEALNLHKAAIFACKEAVRTNLRALSVIFNDEKMAEKNGLEAKHRREIIKGLFLLTPVVSSTFASFNNTFKDLLNGDIGMLLIDEAGQANLTNALGALLRSKMAVVVGDPLQLEPVVTLPVSLNNAILSYCEAKEEFNLLRSSVQLRADKAQNIGTYIKGSGESIWVGSPLIVHRRCANPMFEISNETTYDDMMILGRSAASKFANTNVQTKWIDVRSEEWIGNYNKAEGEVVKELLAGELANEKNNIRIITPFKDVCRNLKGAGTIHTMQGKEADIIVFVLGGATKGARAWAASKPNLLNVALTRAKEVIYIVGNRENWASLPYFEVAARKIDKG; translated from the coding sequence TTGAGTAGGGCAAATACCTTAAAATACTTTTTATTATCACAATATTTAGAGCCAAAAACCTTAGACGAGCCAAAAAAGACAAATAGCAAATTTAAAAAATCAATGGACCTTGAGATCGCAAATTTCGATGAGAAATTTATGCAAATTTTAAGAGCGTTTGATAGGTCGCTTTTAAAAAATGGTGTAGAAATTTCGATTTATGGTGGCATTTTTGAGACTGACTTGCTCGCCCTTGCGATATCAAAGCTAGCAAAGGTGAAATTTGAAAAAGAGCAAATTTTAGAGGAACTGCGCTCTGAACAAATGAGCTTTGAAAAGGCATTTTGTTATAAGCTTAAGCTCTCTGGCGATCTAGTATTTTGCAAAAATGAGCAAAATTTTGCTTTAAAAGATGCAAATTTAGATGATGAGCTAAGCCCATTTTTCACGCCAAACTCAACAAATGAGCTCTTTATCCCAACGGCTCCTTGGGCTATGGTGCGCCTAAACCGCCTAAAAGAGATCAGCCAAAATGACTTTAACAAAGAGTGCGAGCACATCAAGGATAAAATTTCTATCCACAAAGAGAAAATGCGGCTTAGCGAGTATGTAAAAGCGGTGCATGAGGAGCTAAAAAGCTCGCTAAAGACGCCATTTTGTAAAGATGTGATCAGGCTTGAAGTAAGGATAGTTGATCCAAATTTTAAAGAGAACGACGCCCTTTTAAATAGCTTTTTTATAGATGATATAAATTTACTTATCAAATTTTACGAGTCAGGCAGGACGCACGAGCTAACGGATCAGTTTTTAGACGAGGGCAGTGAGAATAAATTTGAGCGGCTTGACGTTAGAGATGAGCTAAATCAAAGGGCGGTTAGGGACTTTTTTAAGGCTGAGCGCTACCCTAGATCGGCCTTTGCGAGTGATTTTGCCTTAAATTTCTCACAGCAAATGGCGCTAAACAACATCATAGAGAAATTTAAAGATGGAAATGGCGGGATTTATAGTGTAAATGGCGCTCCAGGCACTGGCAAAACGACGCTTTTAAAGGACGTGATGGCTGAAGTGGTGACGCTTAGGGCGATAAAGCTTGCGCAAATGAGCAGGCATGATATCTTCGAGCCAGTTTATGACAGCGATGAAAAGGCGCTTTATTTTAGGCTAAATGACGAGCTGCAAGGCTACGAGATGGTCGTTAGCTCTTGTAATAACGGCGCAGTTGAAATTTTGAGTAAGGAGCTAAGCCAGTTAAAGAGCATAGGGGATTATGCGGGCGAGATTGATTATTTTAAATTTATAGCCACAAGGCTGCTCTCTGCTGATGAAAAGAGTGAATTTGGCGAGAAGTCCTTTATCTCAAAGCCAGCATGGGGGCTATTTTGTGTGGCACTTGGTTCAAAGCAAAATAAGTCAAATTTTGTTTTTAATGCAATTAATGGCGTAAAGATCGAGCCAACTCACAGCCAGTTTGACAAGATCGCAAGCGAATACGGCGAGTTTTTGGAGCAAGATGGCTTTTTGATGGGGCTTGGCAAGTACCTTGTAGTAGGCGAGGGCGTAGATGACTTTGACGTGGCGAAGGAGAAATTTAATCTTGCACTTCACGAGGTAAATTTACTTTTTAGTGAGATCAGGATCAAAGAAGAGGAGCTAAAGAGCCTAAATAGCGAGCTGGCTGATGTAGATAGGAGGCTTGAGAGCTACTACTCGGCCAAGCAGATAGAGGAGCTTTTAGAGCCTTTAGAGAACGAGCATGATGAAATTTTGGCTAAGCTGGGGGACAAAAAGGCGGAGGCAGAGGAGCTAACAAGGCTTGTTAGTCAAAATGAGGCCTTGCAGGACTATCTAAATTTACCGCAAAAGCCAGCCTTTTTTGCCTTTCAGCAAATTTTTAAGACAGAGGCCTTTGAAAAGTATAATGACGAGGCGCTAAAGGTCGGCGAGATAAACCGCCAGATAGCCGAGCAAAATTTAAAAGCTAGCAAGCAAAATGGCGAGAGCAAAGAGAAAAACGAGGCAAGGCTAAATGAGCTAAAAAGCGAGATAGCAGGGCTTGAGAGCAGGGTAGCAGAGCTTGGTACTAAGATAAATCTTTACAAAAGGCTGCAAAGTGACTTTGCTAGACGCCAAAAGATACTTGGCAGGAGCGAGGAGCTAGATATCTTTCTAAACGGCAGCTTTAGCGAGAGTAATGACGAAATGCAAAAGAGTATGCCATTTATGATGGAATTTGGCATAGACCAGAAATTTCATAAGACAAAGCTTTTTAAGGCTAGGATAGAGCTTTTTAAAGAGGCGCTAAATTTGCACAAAGCTGCCATTTTTGCTTGTAAAGAGGCTGTCAGGACAAATTTACGTGCCCTTAGCGTTATTTTTAACGATGAAAAGATGGCTGAGAAAAACGGCTTAGAGGCAAAGCATAGACGTGAGATCATCAAGGGTCTCTTCTTGCTAACGCCAGTTGTTAGCTCGACTTTTGCCTCGTTTAATAACACCTTTAAAGACCTTTTAAATGGCGATATAGGCATGCTTTTGATAGACGAAGCAGGGCAGGCAAATTTAACTAACGCGTTAGGCGCCTTGCTTCGCTCAAAGATGGCTGTGGTGGTTGGCGACCCACTTCAACTTGAGCCTGTCGTAACGTTGCCAGTTAGTTTAAATAACGCGATACTTAGCTACTGTGAGGCAAAAGAGGAGTTTAACTTGCTTAGATCCTCTGTGCAACTAAGAGCCGACAAGGCGCAGAATATCGGCACATATATAAAAGGTAGCGGTGAGAGTATCTGGGTCGGCTCGCCACTGATCGTGCATAGAAGGTGCGCCAACCCTATGTTTGAGATATCAAACGAGACTACCTATGATGATATGATGATACTTGGTAGAAGCGCGGCTAGTAAATTTGCAAACACTAACGTGCAAACAAAGTGGATAGATGTTAGAAGCGAGGAGTGGATAGGAAACTACAACAAAGCCGAGGGTGAGGTGGTTAAAGAGCTCTTGGCAGGCGAGCTAGCTAATGAAAAAAATAACATCAGGATAATAACGCCATTTAAAGATGTTTGTAGAAATTTAAAAGGTGCTGGCACTATCCACACTATGCAGGGTAAAGAGGCTGATATTATCGTATTTGTGTTAGGCGGAGCTACAAAGGGCGCTAGAGCATGGGCTGCTAGCAAGCCAAATCTGCTAAACGTGGCGCTAACAAGAGCAAAAGAGGTTATTTATATAGTTGGAAACAGAGAAAATTGGGCTAGTTTGCCCTACTTTGAGGTGGCAGCTAGAAAGATAGACAAAGGATAA
- the rsmA gene encoding 16S rRNA (adenine(1518)-N(6)/adenine(1519)-N(6))-dimethyltransferase RsmA has translation MIKAKKHFGQNFLQDKATLDKIIQAIPKDVANVVEIGPGLGDLTFRLLQIYKTTSFEIDCELFQILKVKFANEIQNGQLKLFCKDALEQWQEEGGLSSENYFLVANLPYYVATKMILNAIDDEKCLGLIVMIQKEVALKFSAKSRDKEFSALSILASLQGRCELLFDVDAKLFNPPPKVTSSVIKLQKTKKIFGKDGIFKDAKQYEAFKAFLRAAFASPRKTLLKNLSTNFDKKALEEIFEDLGLAQNLRPHELDVDSYLKVFERLKEDNERQKRRESCN, from the coding sequence ATGATAAAGGCAAAAAAGCACTTTGGACAGAATTTTTTACAAGACAAAGCGACACTAGATAAGATCATCCAAGCGATACCCAAGGACGTAGCAAACGTCGTTGAGATTGGGCCTGGCTTAGGTGATTTGACATTTAGACTTTTGCAAATTTACAAGACGACCTCTTTTGAGATAGATTGTGAGCTATTTCAAATTTTAAAGGTCAAATTTGCAAATGAGATCCAAAATGGACAATTAAAACTTTTTTGTAAAGATGCTTTAGAGCAGTGGCAAGAAGAGGGCGGACTAAGTAGCGAGAACTACTTTTTGGTCGCAAATTTGCCCTATTACGTTGCTACGAAGATGATACTAAATGCGATAGATGACGAAAAATGCCTTGGGCTTATTGTGATGATACAAAAAGAGGTTGCTCTTAAATTTAGTGCAAAGAGCAGGGATAAAGAATTTAGCGCTTTATCGATCCTCGCTTCACTGCAAGGCAGGTGTGAGCTTTTGTTTGACGTGGATGCAAAACTTTTTAATCCACCTCCAAAGGTCACATCTTCAGTCATCAAACTACAAAAAACAAAAAAGATTTTTGGCAAAGACGGGATATTCAAAGATGCAAAACAATACGAGGCTTTTAAAGCATTTTTAAGAGCTGCGTTTGCTTCGCCAAGAAAGACGCTTTTGAAAAATTTATCCACAAATTTTGACAAAAAGGCGTTAGAAGAAATTTTTGAAGACCTAGGCTTAGCTCAAAATTTACGTCCACACGAGCTAGATGTCGATTCTTATCTAAAAGTATTTGAAAGATTAAAGGAAGATAATGAACGACAAAAACGAAGAGAAAGTTGTAACTAA